From Nonlabens sp. Ci31, the proteins below share one genomic window:
- a CDS encoding GLPGLI family protein, producing the protein MKSIIFLVSVVASLFLFPSQLEVQEFQGQAVYISKTRMDLGTWGARMSEEQKKQMQSRLKNRLEKTYVLNFNKEESVFDEKEKLDAMSGATDSWGNNFAAGEQYKNVKKNELVQSQEFYGKQFLVKDKLAAIDWKLGSETKQIGKYMCFKATAIIPNTELTWYSFSWSEITNNNEESEEKPAATEGDSVTTETIEIEEIPSTKVEAWYTLQIPVGHGPAEYWGLPGLILEVSAGDTTMLCTKIVMNPKEKIEIEAPDNGKEITKVSYKETIVGKMMEMRNNRGRRRG; encoded by the coding sequence ATGAAATCTATTATTTTTTTAGTTAGCGTAGTCGCTTCTCTATTTCTTTTTCCATCTCAACTTGAAGTTCAAGAATTTCAAGGTCAAGCGGTATATATTTCTAAAACCAGAATGGATTTGGGAACTTGGGGTGCTAGGATGAGTGAAGAACAAAAGAAACAAATGCAATCACGTTTAAAAAATAGACTTGAAAAGACTTATGTCTTAAACTTCAATAAAGAAGAATCTGTTTTTGATGAAAAGGAAAAGTTAGACGCTATGTCTGGAGCGACTGACTCATGGGGTAATAATTTTGCAGCAGGAGAACAATACAAGAACGTAAAGAAAAATGAACTGGTACAAAGCCAAGAGTTTTATGGCAAGCAATTTCTAGTAAAAGACAAGCTTGCTGCTATAGATTGGAAATTGGGCTCTGAAACCAAACAAATAGGAAAGTACATGTGTTTTAAAGCTACGGCGATCATTCCTAATACAGAGTTGACATGGTATTCATTTTCTTGGAGTGAAATAACAAACAACAATGAAGAAAGTGAAGAAAAGCCCGCAGCTACCGAAGGTGATTCAGTAACTACAGAAACAATTGAAATAGAAGAAATACCATCTACTAAAGTGGAAGCATGGTATACTCTTCAAATACCAGTAGGTCACGGCCCTGCAGAATACTGGGGGTTACCAGGACTTATATTAGAAGTAAGTGCAGGAGATACGACCATGTTATGTACAAAAATCGTGATGAATCCAAAAGAGAAAATTGAAATAGAAGCTCCTGATAATGGAAAAGAAATTACTAAAGTGTCTTATAAGGAGACTATTGTAGGTAAAATGATGGAGATGAGAAATAACCGAGGAAGAAGAAGAGGTTAA
- a CDS encoding PhoH family protein encodes MNELIIDLSESNPIEFFGVKNKNLAFLKAHFPKLKIVARGSTMKIYGDEEQLAEFDKRIQMMLTHFGRYNKMDEDVMERLLTSDKSHEDMGKGHDDILVHGNSGILIRPKTPNQRKLVELTKKNDMVFAVGPAGTGKTYIGVALAVKALKEKRVKRIIITRPAVEAGENLGFLPGDLKEKLDPYMQPIYDALRDMIPAERLTTYIEKGTIQIAPLAFMRGRTLDHAYVILDESQNTTHAQMKMFLTRMGKDAKFFITGDPGQIDLPRRVTSGLKEALLILKNVNGVGMMYLDDSDVVRHRLVKKVIEAYKDIENRN; translated from the coding sequence TTGAACGAACTTATCATCGACCTGTCAGAGTCAAATCCAATAGAATTTTTTGGAGTAAAAAATAAAAATCTCGCTTTCTTAAAAGCACATTTTCCAAAGTTAAAAATAGTCGCTCGTGGAAGCACGATGAAAATTTATGGAGATGAAGAGCAATTAGCAGAATTTGATAAACGCATACAGATGATGTTGACACACTTCGGTAGATACAATAAGATGGACGAGGATGTCATGGAGCGTTTATTAACTAGTGACAAAAGTCATGAGGACATGGGTAAGGGTCATGATGATATTTTAGTTCATGGCAATTCTGGAATATTAATCCGTCCTAAAACTCCCAACCAACGCAAACTGGTAGAACTTACTAAGAAAAACGATATGGTTTTTGCGGTAGGTCCTGCAGGAACAGGTAAAACGTATATAGGTGTAGCACTTGCGGTAAAAGCCCTCAAAGAAAAACGCGTCAAGCGTATCATTATTACACGTCCAGCAGTGGAAGCCGGAGAGAATTTAGGTTTTCTTCCAGGAGATCTCAAAGAGAAATTAGACCCTTATATGCAGCCTATTTATGATGCATTACGGGATATGATTCCCGCCGAACGCCTTACAACCTATATTGAAAAAGGAACCATTCAAATTGCACCACTCGCTTTTATGCGCGGTAGAACGCTAGATCATGCTTATGTGATTCTCGATGAATCTCAAAATACGACTCATGCACAAATGAAGATGTTCTTGACCCGTATGGGTAAAGATGCTAAATTTTTCATCACTGGCGACCCCGGGCAGATTGATTTACCACGCCGAGTAACTTCTGGACTCAAAGAAGCTCTTTTAATTCTTAAAAATGTCAACGGGGTAGGAATGATGTACCTGGATGATAGCGATGTGGTGCGCCATAGATTGGTGAAAAAAGTTATTGAGGCGTATAAGGATATTGAGAACAGGAATTAA
- a CDS encoding S-adenosyl-l-methionine hydroxide adenosyltransferase family protein — MPIITLTTDFGWKDPYVGAVKGAIYKELENVNIVDISHEVTPFNIAEAAYIIKNAYHSFPDGTIHIIGVDAEHTPENIHIAVLLKEHFFICADNGVLALIMNKLRPEKLVEINIHDRISSNFTTLDAFVSTACHIARGGTLEVIGKPITRIRAISGVTPKISETKNIIYGQVIYIDNYGNSVANINEEIFEQIGKGRKFEISARNERFNKIFKRYSDIINFDDDEKKRDVDGKGLVIFNSAGYIEIATYKSNPLTVGSASTLFGLQINAPVIITFKES, encoded by the coding sequence ATGCCCATTATAACCCTTACAACCGATTTTGGCTGGAAAGATCCTTACGTAGGAGCGGTGAAAGGTGCTATATACAAAGAATTAGAAAACGTAAACATCGTTGATATCTCACACGAAGTAACGCCTTTCAACATTGCTGAGGCCGCTTACATTATTAAAAACGCCTACCACTCCTTTCCAGACGGCACCATACATATTATAGGAGTAGATGCAGAACATACTCCTGAGAATATACATATCGCTGTTTTATTAAAAGAGCATTTTTTTATTTGTGCCGATAATGGCGTACTGGCTTTGATCATGAATAAGTTACGTCCAGAAAAACTGGTAGAGATCAACATCCATGATAGAATCTCTTCTAATTTTACCACATTAGATGCTTTTGTAAGTACAGCTTGTCACATAGCTCGCGGTGGAACCCTAGAGGTGATCGGTAAACCTATCACTCGTATTAGAGCCATATCTGGAGTTACTCCTAAAATATCTGAAACTAAAAATATTATTTACGGTCAGGTTATTTACATTGATAATTATGGTAATTCTGTCGCCAATATCAATGAGGAGATTTTTGAACAAATAGGCAAAGGCCGTAAATTTGAGATCTCTGCTCGTAATGAACGATTTAATAAGATTTTCAAACGTTACAGCGATATCATTAACTTTGATGATGATGAGAAAAAACGCGATGTAGATGGAAAAGGTCTGGTTATCTTTAACAGTGCCGGTTACATAGAAATCGCAACTTATAAGTCAAATCCGCTAACGGTAGGAAGCGCGAGTACTTTATTTGGATTGCAAATTAATGCACCAGTAATTATTACATTTAAGGAATCATGA
- a CDS encoding putative quinol monooxygenase — protein sequence MIVRIVNMHFKETAVGKFQNMFDAYKEQIRNQPGCSFLELYQDKDDEQRFYTYSYWENEDALNKYRNSALFEEVWPQTKALFDQKPQANSVVKIHSLL from the coding sequence ATGATTGTACGAATTGTAAATATGCATTTTAAAGAAACTGCTGTAGGTAAGTTTCAAAATATGTTTGATGCTTATAAGGAACAAATCAGGAATCAGCCTGGATGTAGCTTTTTAGAATTGTATCAAGATAAAGATGACGAGCAACGTTTTTACACCTACAGTTATTGGGAAAATGAAGACGCATTAAATAAATACAGAAATAGTGCGTTGTTTGAAGAAGTATGGCCGCAAACTAAAGCACTTTTTGATCAAAAACCACAAGCCAATTCGGTCGTAAAAATTCACAGCCTTTTATGA
- the gldF gene encoding gliding motility-associated ABC transporter permease subunit GldF, translating to MKSIFLKELNGFFASLTGYLVIGIFLMISSLFVFVFKGEYNILDYGFADLAPFFLIIPWLFMFLIPAITMRSFTIERNLGTLEMLVTRPISTRKLVAGKYLASLVLIVIALVPTLVYVWSLGQLGETANNLDYGSTFGSYLGAILLAMSYTAIGIFSSTVTSNQVVAFLLAAVLCFILYFGFEGLSSYLSDSDFLASLGLKYHYESMARGVIDTRDVIYFLSVAVLFFALSEISLKSISSKR from the coding sequence ATGAAATCGATTTTCCTCAAAGAACTCAACGGATTTTTTGCTAGCCTAACCGGATACTTAGTCATAGGTATTTTCCTTATGATCAGTAGTTTGTTTGTCTTTGTATTTAAAGGCGAGTACAATATTCTAGATTACGGCTTTGCAGACCTAGCGCCTTTCTTTCTGATTATTCCTTGGTTATTTATGTTCTTAATTCCAGCGATTACCATGCGCAGCTTTACCATAGAACGCAACTTAGGAACCTTAGAAATGTTAGTGACTAGACCTATTTCCACTAGAAAATTAGTGGCTGGTAAATATTTGGCTTCCCTAGTTTTAATTGTCATTGCCTTAGTGCCTACATTGGTTTATGTATGGAGCTTAGGACAATTAGGAGAGACGGCAAACAACCTCGATTACGGCAGCACATTTGGTAGTTATCTAGGTGCTATATTACTGGCGATGAGTTATACGGCTATAGGTATTTTTAGTTCCACAGTAACTTCTAATCAGGTGGTCGCTTTTTTACTGGCCGCTGTGCTGTGTTTTATTCTTTATTTTGGCTTTGAAGGACTTTCTAGTTATTTGTCAGACAGTGATTTTCTGGCCTCATTAGGACTTAAATATCACTATGAAAGTATGGCCAGAGGTGTGATCGATACTCGTGATGTGATCTACTTTTTAAGTGTTGCTGTTTTGTTTTTCGCTTTAAGCGAAATTTCACTAAAATCAATCTCCTCAAAACGATAA
- the gldG gene encoding gliding motility-associated ABC transporter substrate-binding protein GldG, translated as MKKTYTSFIVVVIVLILLNLLSRSVYQRFDLTKDSRYTLSEETEKVLEQAYKPIIIDVFLDGELPGEFRKLKLETGQFLEELAAIHPNLKYDFINPIEGASQQETEQITAQLAKSGVRGAIATIQEGGKSTKVTVFPYALILYDGKTIAVPLLKTVARATAEERVNSSIQQLEYQFADGLRKASQKKTKTVAFLRDSGTLSDLKIGDFIKSIQEYYRAAPFGIEFVITSDSIQPQQVLKSLNKFDLVVDPKPTEAYSETKKYILDQYLMQGGKLLLAIDPVIMENDSLSNQEAKAYPVPRKLNLDDMLFRYGLRLNNGLVKDLQHAPIALATGQGRNTQYEAYAWPYYPISKTSLDTSATAQFITKNLEDVKFEYTGTIDTLKNGIKKTILLSTSSKTQVMTLPALISLAEIGQEINPETYNRSHLPLAVLAEGSFTSAYKNRVKPVNLKGSLDQGKNAAIVLIADGDVLKNQVDRGEAQELGYDMRTGQLYGNKEFLMNTVNYLLDDTRLIKLRNKDIKIPFLDTKKIIDQKFKWQLINVVLPLLLVAGFGFVFMWLRKRKYAV; from the coding sequence ATGAAAAAAACCTATACCAGCTTTATCGTGGTCGTCATCGTGTTAATTCTGTTGAACCTGTTATCTAGATCTGTTTACCAGCGTTTTGATCTTACCAAAGACAGCCGTTATACCCTAAGTGAAGAAACAGAAAAAGTGCTGGAACAAGCTTACAAACCTATTATTATAGATGTTTTTCTGGATGGTGAGTTGCCCGGAGAATTCCGTAAACTGAAGTTGGAAACAGGTCAGTTTCTAGAAGAACTAGCAGCGATACATCCTAATTTGAAATATGATTTTATCAATCCCATTGAAGGTGCTTCACAACAAGAAACCGAACAGATTACAGCACAACTAGCCAAAAGCGGCGTAAGAGGAGCTATAGCTACTATTCAAGAAGGAGGGAAAAGTACTAAGGTTACTGTTTTTCCATACGCACTAATTCTTTACGACGGTAAAACTATTGCTGTACCGCTTCTAAAAACTGTAGCTCGCGCAACTGCGGAAGAACGAGTGAATTCCAGTATCCAACAATTAGAATATCAATTTGCTGATGGGTTGCGTAAAGCTTCTCAAAAAAAGACTAAAACGGTAGCTTTCCTAAGAGATAGCGGCACCTTGTCTGATTTAAAAATCGGCGATTTTATTAAAAGTATTCAAGAATATTATAGAGCAGCACCCTTTGGGATCGAATTTGTGATAACTAGTGATTCTATACAACCTCAACAGGTTTTGAAATCTTTGAATAAATTTGACCTTGTGGTGGATCCAAAACCTACAGAAGCTTACAGCGAGACCAAGAAATACATACTGGATCAATACCTTATGCAAGGTGGGAAGTTGCTTCTAGCGATTGACCCTGTAATTATGGAAAACGACAGTCTTTCCAATCAAGAAGCAAAAGCATATCCTGTACCAAGAAAGCTGAATCTAGACGACATGCTCTTTAGGTATGGCTTGCGATTGAACAATGGCCTCGTAAAAGATTTACAACATGCACCTATTGCACTAGCAACGGGTCAAGGCCGCAATACACAATACGAAGCTTATGCCTGGCCCTACTACCCTATTTCTAAGACTTCGTTAGATACAAGTGCAACAGCTCAATTCATTACTAAAAATCTAGAAGATGTCAAGTTTGAATATACAGGAACCATAGACACTTTAAAAAACGGAATTAAAAAAACGATATTACTAAGCACTTCTTCTAAAACCCAAGTGATGACCTTACCCGCTTTAATTTCCTTAGCAGAAATAGGTCAAGAAATCAATCCAGAAACTTATAACCGATCCCATTTACCTCTAGCCGTGCTCGCCGAAGGTTCTTTTACCAGCGCCTATAAAAACCGAGTGAAACCGGTCAACTTGAAAGGAAGCCTAGATCAAGGAAAAAATGCCGCGATAGTACTAATAGCAGATGGTGATGTTCTTAAAAATCAAGTAGACCGAGGAGAAGCTCAAGAACTAGGCTACGACATGAGAACTGGACAATTATACGGCAACAAGGAATTCTTAATGAATACGGTCAACTACCTGCTCGACGACACCAGACTCATCAAGCTGCGCAACAAAGACATCAAAATTCCTTTCCTAGACACTAAAAAAATAATTGACCAGAAATTCAAATGGCAGTTGATCAATGTGGTCCTTCCGTTGCTTTTGGTCGCTGGTTTTGGTTTTGTATTTATGTGGTTAAGAAAAAGGAAGTATGCCGTTTAA
- the ychF gene encoding redox-regulated ATPase YchF, which produces MKAGIVGLPNVGKSTLFNCLSNAKAQSANFPFCTIEPNVGVVNVPDARLKKLEELVNPERVMPATVEIVDIAGLVKGASKGEGLGNQFLGNIRETDAIIHVLRCFDNDNIIHVDGHVDPIRDKETIDIELQLKDLETVDKKLEKVKRAARTGNKEAIKEEEALVKIKAALEAGISVRAVELSDEVRAEFVKPLQFITDKPVMYLCNVDDESAVSGNKYVDLVRDAVKDENAEVLVLAVGTEADITELEDFEERKEFLADMGLEEPGSAKLIRSAYQLLHQQTYFTAGVKEVRAWTINVGSTAPQAAGVIHTDFEKGFIRAEVIKYDTYVEFGSEAKVKEAGKLKVEGKEYIVQDGDVMHFLFNV; this is translated from the coding sequence ATGAAAGCTGGAATCGTAGGACTACCTAATGTAGGTAAATCAACTCTTTTTAACTGTTTATCAAATGCCAAAGCCCAAAGTGCCAACTTTCCGTTTTGTACCATAGAACCCAATGTAGGAGTAGTAAACGTGCCAGATGCACGTCTTAAGAAATTAGAAGAACTGGTTAATCCAGAACGTGTGATGCCAGCAACGGTAGAGATCGTAGATATAGCAGGTCTTGTAAAAGGAGCGAGTAAAGGAGAAGGATTGGGAAATCAGTTTCTTGGGAACATACGGGAGACAGATGCAATTATTCATGTGTTGCGTTGTTTTGATAATGACAACATTATCCATGTAGATGGTCATGTAGACCCTATACGTGATAAAGAAACCATCGATATAGAATTGCAATTAAAAGATCTAGAAACCGTAGATAAAAAACTGGAAAAAGTAAAAAGAGCTGCCAGAACTGGTAATAAAGAAGCTATTAAAGAAGAAGAAGCTTTAGTAAAAATTAAAGCTGCCTTAGAAGCTGGTATTTCTGTACGTGCGGTAGAATTGAGCGATGAGGTAAGAGCAGAGTTTGTAAAGCCTTTACAATTTATCACTGATAAACCAGTGATGTACCTATGTAACGTAGATGACGAGTCTGCTGTTTCTGGAAATAAGTATGTAGATCTTGTTAGAGATGCTGTAAAAGATGAAAATGCGGAGGTTCTTGTGCTTGCTGTAGGAACAGAAGCTGACATTACCGAATTAGAAGACTTTGAAGAACGTAAAGAATTTCTCGCAGACATGGGACTAGAAGAGCCCGGTAGTGCAAAATTGATACGTAGTGCCTACCAGTTACTCCATCAGCAAACCTATTTTACGGCTGGTGTAAAAGAAGTAAGAGCATGGACTATTAATGTAGGTTCTACAGCACCACAAGCTGCTGGAGTAATACATACCGACTTTGAAAAAGGATTTATACGTGCAGAGGTGATCAAATACGATACTTACGTAGAATTTGGCTCTGAAGCGAAAGTGAAAGAAGCTGGAAAGCTCAAAGTAGAAGGTAAAGAATACATTGTACAGGATGGTGATGTGATGCACTTTTTGTTTAATGTTTAG